Within Streptomyces roseirectus, the genomic segment CTCGGTCGTGGAGCCCTGGCTGGGCCCGGGATGGTGGGTGGACCCCGAACCCGGCTGGCTGATGACCACGCCCCTCACCCCGACCGTGCCCACATCCCTCGCCCCGGCGCCGGAAGCCGCCGCCCCGGAGGGGTACACCCTGCGGAGTTGGACCCGCGCGGGCGTCACCCGTGTCCTCGTCGCCGCGCCGGACGGCTCCTTCGCGGCCGGCGGACAGACCGCCGTCACCGGCGAGGAGGCCGTCTTCGACCAGATAGAGACCAGCCCCGCCCACCGCCGCCGGGGACTCGGCACGACCGTCATGCGCGCGCTCCAGTCCGCCGCCGCGACCCAGGGCGCCCGCACCGGCGTCCTCGTGGGAACCCCCGTCGGCCGGGCCCTGTACGAGACGCTGGGCTGGCGGACCACGGCGACCCTGACGAGCGCGAAGAAGACCTGAGGCGCCACCCCTCACCCCAACACCCCGCCGCTCACCCCAACGCCCCGCCCCTCACCCCAACACTCCGCCCTCGACCCGACGCCCCCGCCCGGCAATCCAACCCCGCCGGACGTTGCCTCCCACTTTCCCCATTCCCCCCGAACCGCCGCCCGATCCTGACCACAATGCGCTCATGACCGATGACTGGAAGCGACGTATCGACGAACTGCACGCGGAGCTGGTCCGGCGGGACGACCCCGTGGCGTGGGTGATGGAGGCGGACGCGGTCGAGGCGTCGCGGCGGTACCCCCGGATGGCGCTGAGGGGCCCGGTGTTCGGGGTGGCGATGTCGGACGCCGAGGGCGGCTGGCGGATCCAGACGGCACTGGTGAACGGCATGCCGCAGATGGCCAGGGACGAACTCCACTCGCACCTGTGGTTCACCGCGAAGGACCGCACGGACGACCCCCTGGAGCGCCGCGCGCTGCTGGCCGCCGTCGCCGTCCTGGAGAAGGAGCCCGCGAACGAGGTCGAAGCGCTCGGCGTCCGCTACCGGATCGTGCGGGGCGACGAGTACGCGTGGAGCGGCGAGTACGGCCTGGAACCCCCGAGGCCGACCGACCCGGACCTCGCCGAGCTGGACTGGGACGGCTGGGACCACTCCTCCCCCGACCTCGGCTTCGCACTGGACCCGACCCGCGACGACGGCCCGATGGCGGGCGCGCTGCGGCTGGGCATGCGCGAGTTCACCTACGTCGGCACCCGGTTCGCCGCCGCCGCGCAGGAGGACTCCCGCCGCGCCGTGCGCACGCACCCCGACCTCGTCCGCCTCCCCGTCGGCTTCGCGGTCGTCGAGCGCGACGACAAGGGCTGGCTGTCGTGCAGTTCGCCCCAGGCGACCCCGCACGGGGCGCGGCGCTGGCTCTACCAGTCGATGACCCAGGACTTCCCGCTCCTCCTCGGCGAGAACGAGGCGCTGCGGTCCGACTACCGCGAGGCCGCCGAGGAGTTCCGCGCGGCGGGCCGGGCCGACGAGGCGACCGTCGCCGGCCGGCACTTCCGGATCTGCCGCGTCGAGAGGGTCGTCCGCATGGGCCCGGACGGCCCCGAGCCCCCACGCCCCTCGGACGTCGACCAGTACGGCCCGTCGAAGATGCACCCGACCCTGCTGGAGGACGGCACGGTCGTCCACGACGACTGACCGCACCCCTCAAGAACGCCGCCCCTCAAAAACGCCCGTCAAGCACGCCCCGGCGCCACCTTCTCCATCCCCTCCGCGTCCCACCGCCGCACCCAGTGCCACATCCCCACCCCCACGGCCAACGCGATCAGATGCCCCCAGTTGCTGATCGGATCCGTCATGTTCACGAGGTCCTGGAGGAGCAGCCCCCCGAACACCACCAGCACCGGCCACCGCGCCCACGGCCGCAACAACCCGGCGAGCGCCCCCACACTCGCGGCGACCCCGAAGCTGATCCCGTAGTCGAGCCGGTGCAGCGAACTGTCGGGCAGCCGGTCGAAGAGGACGGCGAACCCGACCGGCACCTCGGTCGCGAGCGTCGCGACGACGTGCCCGACGAGGAAGACGACGACGGTCCGCACGCCCCCGATCCGCCGCTCCAGCGCGGTCAGCACCAGCAGGAAGACGGCGACGAAGGGCGACGCGAGCCCGCCCGCGACCCACAGCGCGCTCGCGACGAGCACCAGCGCCGGCGCCTGAGCCAGATGGGTGACGTCGGTGCTGGACGCCTGAAGCACCTCGTCCACCCAGGAGGGGTCCGCGGTGTCGGCGACGTACGAGGTGACGCCGAGCAGGACGGCGTACCAGAAGGTGAACGGCGTCCCGGTGGGCGTCGGCAGCAGCCGCCACACGCGGGGGATCGGCCGGAAGAGCTCACCGGCCGGCTCGGCGGCCACCTGGACCGGCGTCACCGCGGCAACGGGCGTCCGCTGTCTCGGCATCCCGTCCAGCAGCACCCCGTCCGACAGCGCCCCGTCCGACAGCGCCCCGTCCAGCAGCGCGCCAGGCTCCACCGCTCCACCGGCCTCAGCCGTCTCGGTACGTTCCACCGTGACGTGCTCCTTCCGTTCCGGCCCCACCTTTCGCGCCTCGCACCCGCGCTGTCTGTGATCCAGGCCACGTCTGAGCGGATTCTCAGCAACCTCTCAATCTCACGCACACCCCGAACGCGACCGCGACCGGTGAAATTCCGTCCCCGCCGTGGCCCCGGGGTGCCAGGATGACGAGATGCCCTCCGTGCACGACGCTCCCTACGACACCCCGGAAGTCCTCGACCGCCGCGACGGCCCGTACGGAGAGGTCGTCCTGCGCAGACACGGCCCCCTCCTCCAGATCATCGCGAACGGCTGCTTCCTGATGGACACCTCGGACGGCCGCTCGGAACGCCTGTTGATCGACGCGGCCCGGCAGGCGCTCGACGAGAGCGCCCAGGGCACCCCCCGCCCGGCCCCCGCCCTGCTCATCGGCGGTCTGGGCGTCGGATTCTCGCTCGCACACGCCGCCGCCGACCCGGCCTGGTCGCGGATCACGGTCGTGGAGCGCGAGCGCGCGGTCGTCGACTGGCACACGGACGGCCCGCTGGGCGCCGTGTCGGGGGCGGCGCTGGAGGATCCGCGCGCCGGCGTCGTCGTCACCGATCTCCTCGATTTCCTGCGTGAGACATCGGACACGTTCGACGCGCTGTGTCTGGACATCGACAACGGCCCCGGCTGGACCGTCACCGAGGGCAACGACGGGCTGTACGGGCCGGCCGGACTCGCAAGCTGCGCGCGGGTGTTGAGACCGGGCGGGGTGCTCGCCGTGTGGTCCGCGCAACCCTCGCCCGACTTCGAGGGATCCCTACGGAATGCCGGTTTCCAGCGGGTGCGTACCGAAGAGGTACCGGTTGCCCGAGGCGTTCCGGACGTGGTGCATCTCGCCGTCCGGCCTGGATAGCAAAGCGATGGTGACTCCCCGTACGCTGCTCACCTGGCGCCGATCATTCGAGCGCCGGTCGCAGTCATGCGCAGACATGGGATCACCCCACTGATTCCGGAAAGCACCCCAGGGGCGGGCGATGGACCAGACACACACCTCGCAGAGCGGCACGACGACAGCTACCCCGGGCGCGCAGCGCCGCGTCCTGGTCGTCGAGGACGACCCGAC encodes:
- a CDS encoding DUF5954 family protein, producing the protein MTDDWKRRIDELHAELVRRDDPVAWVMEADAVEASRRYPRMALRGPVFGVAMSDAEGGWRIQTALVNGMPQMARDELHSHLWFTAKDRTDDPLERRALLAAVAVLEKEPANEVEALGVRYRIVRGDEYAWSGEYGLEPPRPTDPDLAELDWDGWDHSSPDLGFALDPTRDDGPMAGALRLGMREFTYVGTRFAAAAQEDSRRAVRTHPDLVRLPVGFAVVERDDKGWLSCSSPQATPHGARRWLYQSMTQDFPLLLGENEALRSDYREAAEEFRAAGRADEATVAGRHFRICRVERVVRMGPDGPEPPRPSDVDQYGPSKMHPTLLEDGTVVHDD
- a CDS encoding GNAT family N-acetyltransferase yields the protein MNDIVGAWVEGWTVSRGAAPPVRETWGFTIDVGRPDHVHRHVFGEAADEATVRKVAGEVTGSGVWLKVFRDPSVVEPWLGPGWWVDPEPGWLMTTPLTPTVPTSLAPAPEAAAPEGYTLRSWTRAGVTRVLVAAPDGSFAAGGQTAVTGEEAVFDQIETSPAHRRRGLGTTVMRALQSAAATQGARTGVLVGTPVGRALYETLGWRTTATLTSAKKT
- a CDS encoding spermidine synthase, with translation MPSVHDAPYDTPEVLDRRDGPYGEVVLRRHGPLLQIIANGCFLMDTSDGRSERLLIDAARQALDESAQGTPRPAPALLIGGLGVGFSLAHAAADPAWSRITVVERERAVVDWHTDGPLGAVSGAALEDPRAGVVVTDLLDFLRETSDTFDALCLDIDNGPGWTVTEGNDGLYGPAGLASCARVLRPGGVLAVWSAQPSPDFEGSLRNAGFQRVRTEEVPVARGVPDVVHLAVRPG
- a CDS encoding rhomboid-like protein, whose amino-acid sequence is MERTETAEAGGAVEPGALLDGALSDGALSDGVLLDGMPRQRTPVAAVTPVQVAAEPAGELFRPIPRVWRLLPTPTGTPFTFWYAVLLGVTSYVADTADPSWVDEVLQASSTDVTHLAQAPALVLVASALWVAGGLASPFVAVFLLVLTALERRIGGVRTVVVFLVGHVVATLATEVPVGFAVLFDRLPDSSLHRLDYGISFGVAASVGALAGLLRPWARWPVLVVFGGLLLQDLVNMTDPISNWGHLIALAVGVGMWHWVRRWDAEGMEKVAPGRA